A genomic stretch from Aerococcaceae bacterium zg-1292 includes:
- a CDS encoding helix-turn-helix domain-containing protein, whose protein sequence is MQTFIDNESLSVYEALSSRVRLEIIQLLSQKKMNIKEIADALSLSSAIITSHVNKLENAKIIKTEKVGQQKISSLAVDKIEINFPKKIFSAFDVNCISIPIGHYTDFSIKPTCGLASESHFIGYVDDPKYFIIPERIDAQILWFTQGYVEYQIPNLIQSSDTLEMIDIALEISSEFPFANDNWPSDITFSLNDIEIGTWTSPGDFADTRGVYTPEWYPDNLNQYGLLKTLRITSHGTYIDAESLSTISTKDFSSDAQIWKFRIEVKENATNVGGCTLFGNKFGNHPQDIVFKTYTS, encoded by the coding sequence ATGCAGACATTTATTGATAATGAATCCCTATCTGTTTATGAAGCATTATCTAGTAGAGTTAGATTAGAAATAATCCAATTACTCTCTCAAAAAAAAATGAATATCAAAGAAATTGCAGACGCTCTTTCTCTCAGCAGTGCTATCATAACATCTCATGTAAACAAACTTGAAAATGCAAAAATAATAAAAACCGAAAAAGTTGGTCAACAAAAAATTTCATCATTAGCTGTTGATAAAATCGAAATTAATTTTCCTAAGAAAATTTTTTCAGCTTTTGATGTGAATTGTATTTCAATCCCAATTGGTCACTACACAGATTTTAGTATTAAACCTACTTGCGGACTAGCATCTGAGTCTCATTTTATCGGTTATGTCGATGACCCTAAGTATTTTATTATCCCTGAAAGAATCGATGCACAAATTTTATGGTTCACTCAAGGCTATGTGGAATATCAAATTCCTAATCTCATCCAATCATCAGATACATTAGAAATGATTGATATTGCTCTTGAAATTTCTTCCGAATTCCCATTTGCTAATGATAATTGGCCTTCTGATATCACTTTTTCATTAAATGATATTGAAATAGGCACATGGACTAGCCCTGGGGATTTTGCTGATACAAGAGGAGTATATACTCCTGAATGGTATCCAGATAATTTAAATCAATACGGTTTGCTAAAAACACTTAGAATTACCTCACATGGCACCTATATTGATGCTGAATCCCTTTCCACAATTTCAACCAAAGATTTTTCTTCCGATGCACAAATATGGAAATTTCGTATTGAAGTAAAAGAAAACGCAACAAATGTAGGCGGTTGTACTCTTTTTGGTAACAAATTCGGAAATCATCCTCAAGATATTGTTTTTAAGACATATACAAGTTGA
- a CDS encoding transposase family protein — translation MNLLPVFFNLPSYRIQTIDASPNGVIRCFLLDNIKHCPFCFHSSFHSKGYYSKTYTVLLQHHQQLQIEAKIKRYKYLRCNKSFSVPLNLTPNHFRISYATIEGIMNALKKCNKTFASVASNFNLSETTVRRYFDKYYHPPKVYLPRFFVSMKYLSLH, via the coding sequence ATGAACTTATTGCCCGTTTTTTTTAATTTACCCAGTTATCGAATTCAAACCATCGATGCTAGCCCCAATGGAGTGATTCGCTGTTTCCTTTTGGATAATATTAAACATTGTCCATTCTGCTTTCACTCATCCTTCCATAGTAAGGGTTATTACTCTAAAACATATACCGTCCTACTTCAACACCATCAACAATTACAAATCGAAGCGAAAATCAAACGTTATAAATATTTACGATGCAATAAATCTTTCTCTGTTCCTCTTAATCTCACGCCAAATCATTTTAGAATTTCTTATGCGACGATTGAAGGTATCATGAATGCTCTTAAAAAGTGTAACAAAACGTTTGCTTCTGTAGCTTCTAATTTTAACCTTTCCGAAACAACAGTCAGACGCTATTTTGATAAATATTACCATCCACCTAAAGTTTATCTACCACGGTTCTTTGTCTCGATGAAGTATTTATCCCTTCACTAG
- a CDS encoding transposase — MPSLDIQSKYLTVMYDFENKKLVEVLPSRWKNYLLNYFAQIPLEHRNKVEYVCSDM; from the coding sequence ATCCCTTCACTAGACATTCAATCAAAGTATCTGACTGTTATGTATGACTTCGAGAATAAGAAACTCGTTGAAGTTTTACCTAGTCGATGGAAAAATTACCTACTCAACTACTTTGCTCAGATTCCTTTAGAACATCGTAATAAAGTGGAATATGTCTGTAGTGATATGTAA
- a CDS encoding transposase: protein MVAQQHLKKATICVDSFHVIRNLNDSLDRIRVKIMRQFHSDSTEYYLLKQWKYLLFERKSDFHNRPQYNRKLKRYINKAQLLENILEIDPLLEKAYHLVELYFNFNNTFLAFEEKMDNLMSIISEYQQSNIPELKQFRRTLYNWRVEICHSFILIDYRTI, encoded by the coding sequence ATGGTCGCTCAACAACACCTTAAAAAAGCTACCATTTGCGTTGATTCCTTCCATGTCATCAGAAACTTAAACGATAGCTTAGATAGAATCAGAGTAAAAATAATGCGTCAATTTCATTCTGATTCTACTGAATATTATCTACTAAAACAATGGAAATATCTACTTTTCGAACGCAAATCTGATTTTCATAATCGTCCACAGTATAATCGGAAATTAAAACGATATATTAATAAAGCTCAATTGTTGGAAAATATATTAGAGATTGACCCACTATTAGAAAAAGCATATCACTTAGTCGAACTATATTTTAATTTCAATAATACTTTTTTGGCTTTCGAAGAAAAAATGGATAATTTAATGAGTATTATTAGTGAATATCAACAGTCGAATATTCCAGAATTAAAACAGTTCAGACGTACCTTGTACAATTGGAGAGTTGAAATATGTCATTCTTTTATCTTGATTGATTATCGTACCATTTGA
- a CDS encoding alpha/beta hydrolase, translating into MDDPLESIKELNLHLQESDDKRNEGLAKEHPEVERVDNILYGNVEVWHELDIYLPKKRMGKVPTIIHIHGGGWTYGTKEIYQFFGLEFAKNGIGFVNFNYRLPPDVIFPGELDDVNRVMHWVAENGHYYDIDTENIILMGDSAGGQMTLQYLTIMKNPEFRKKFGYTIPNITVRTTILNCAAAFLTLPGVLSFPTKAYFTEDVLINQYDLLDTESYLTSSISPLMITTSNYDMMLEANARLDGYLLAKGIEHEFRIYGDIFNPRYHNFNYDIRDEIAQKCNSDIIAFINKCIDKQ; encoded by the coding sequence ATGGACGATCCACTTGAAAGTATAAAGGAATTAAATCTACATTTACAAGAAAGTGATGATAAACGAAATGAAGGGCTGGCAAAAGAACACCCAGAAGTTGAGCGAGTGGATAATATTTTATATGGTAATGTAGAAGTATGGCATGAGTTAGATATCTATTTGCCTAAAAAAAGAATGGGTAAAGTCCCAACAATTATCCATATTCATGGTGGAGGTTGGACCTATGGAACTAAGGAAATATATCAATTCTTTGGTCTAGAATTTGCTAAGAATGGTATTGGGTTTGTCAATTTTAATTATCGTTTACCACCAGATGTAATTTTTCCAGGTGAATTAGATGATGTTAATCGTGTAATGCATTGGGTTGCTGAAAATGGCCATTATTATGATATCGATACAGAAAATATTATATTGATGGGAGACAGCGCAGGGGGACAAATGACTTTACAGTATTTGACGATTATGAAGAATCCAGAATTCCGTAAAAAATTTGGGTATACTATTCCAAATATTACTGTGAGAACAACTATTCTTAATTGTGCTGCTGCGTTTTTGACTCTACCTGGAGTTTTGAGTTTTCCAACTAAAGCTTATTTTACTGAGGACGTATTAATTAATCAATATGATTTATTAGACACAGAAAGTTACCTAACCAGCTCAATATCCCCCCTAATGATAACTACGTCGAATTATGATATGATGCTAGAAGCTAATGCGCGATTAGATGGATATCTTCTTGCCAAAGGAATAGAACATGAATTTAGAATTTATGGAGATATATTTAATCCTAGATATCATAATTTTAATTATGATATTCGTGATGAGATTGCTCAAAAGTGTAACAGTGATATTATTGCTTTTATTAATAAATGTATTGATAAACAATAA
- a CDS encoding glycoside hydrolase family 43 protein, with translation MVKVQNPIIPGFYPDPSICRVGDDYYLACSSFELFPGVPIFHSRDLANWEKIGHALTGNNNFYVRANSYTGGVMAPTIRYHEGYFYIIVMNYSINQNILLKSENPSGPWSKPYLLTDVPGIDASLFFDDDNQAYIVGTIENDGKRYIYLNRFNIDTMTCSDERHLIWDSALRSAKAPEAPHLYKKDDYYYLIIAEGGTEFYHAVSVARSKTIDGWYEGYEGNPILTHRHLGKKASITNVGHADFVSASDGNWYAVMLGSRTIEGYNKNMGRESFLCPVIWEDGWPLLSPMTGKLEWEYEIGLREEKLERSLSNDFDVDFSTFDWNNLVFWGTPYQEFWELNENALKLKCLPRSLGRPIRSLIDDELNAQYFDNIAVIGCRQCHINYSLLCKMDFSPQESESAGLVILQGNNHHYRLEKIREGNYFYLQIVLCVTDVAVPIYMPGFSSQTIETVLIKHPIHNEEIYLKIYQKGQNISFYEGKSCEQMKCILENADGRDILPKSIDGMTGVILGMFATANGMKSDNQAVFKVFSYKGE, from the coding sequence ATGGTGAAAGTACAAAATCCTATTATTCCTGGATTTTATCCAGATCCAAGTATTTGTCGTGTAGGTGATGATTATTACTTAGCATGTTCTAGTTTTGAGCTTTTCCCAGGGGTGCCTATTTTTCATAGTAGAGATTTAGCAAATTGGGAAAAAATTGGTCATGCATTAACGGGAAATAATAATTTCTATGTCCGAGCAAATAGTTATACCGGTGGAGTCATGGCACCTACTATTAGATATCATGAAGGTTACTTTTATATTATTGTTATGAATTATAGCATTAATCAAAATATATTGCTGAAGTCAGAAAATCCCTCCGGTCCATGGTCAAAACCTTATTTGTTGACTGATGTTCCAGGGATAGATGCATCACTGTTTTTTGATGACGATAATCAAGCTTATATTGTTGGAACAATAGAGAATGATGGTAAACGGTATATATATTTGAATCGATTTAACATAGACACTATGACATGTAGTGATGAGCGACATTTAATTTGGGATTCTGCTTTGAGAAGTGCAAAAGCACCGGAAGCTCCTCATTTGTATAAAAAAGATGACTACTATTATTTAATTATTGCAGAAGGTGGAACCGAATTTTACCACGCAGTATCGGTTGCGCGGAGTAAAACGATTGATGGTTGGTATGAAGGTTATGAAGGGAATCCCATATTAACCCATCGGCATTTAGGTAAGAAAGCATCTATTACGAATGTTGGACATGCGGATTTTGTTTCAGCATCTGATGGGAATTGGTATGCAGTGATGTTAGGGTCTAGAACAATTGAGGGGTATAATAAAAATATGGGGAGGGAGTCATTTCTATGTCCTGTAATTTGGGAAGATGGCTGGCCGCTTCTTAGTCCTATGACAGGAAAACTTGAATGGGAATATGAAATAGGTCTCAGGGAGGAAAAATTAGAGCGAAGTTTAAGCAATGATTTTGATGTGGATTTTTCAACATTTGATTGGAATAATCTAGTATTTTGGGGAACTCCTTATCAAGAATTTTGGGAATTAAATGAAAATGCACTCAAATTGAAGTGTTTGCCTCGATCTTTAGGTCGACCGATACGTAGTTTGATAGATGATGAATTAAATGCTCAATATTTTGATAATATAGCTGTGATTGGGTGTCGTCAGTGTCATATTAACTATAGTTTACTTTGTAAAATGGATTTTTCGCCACAAGAATCGGAATCTGCAGGACTGGTTATTTTACAGGGAAATAATCATCATTATAGACTCGAAAAGATTAGAGAAGGGAACTACTTTTATTTACAGATTGTTCTGTGTGTCACTGATGTTGCAGTACCAATTTATATGCCAGGATTTAGTAGTCAAACAATAGAGACTGTATTAATAAAACATCCTATCCATAATGAAGAAATCTATCTTAAAATTTATCAAAAAGGACAAAATATATCATTCTATGAAGGAAAGTCATGCGAACAAATGAAATGTATTTTAGAAAATGCTGATGGGAGAGATATTTTACCGAAATCAATTGACGGGATGACGGGTGTAATTTTAGGTATGTTTGCGACTGCGAATGGTATGAAATCAGATAATCAAGCGGTTTTTAAGGTCTTTAGTTATAAAGGAGAATAG
- a CDS encoding glycoside hydrolase family 3 C-terminal domain-containing protein: protein MKLTEIQEKKIQYLLSEMTIDEKIGQLNQASVSIVGGFDVPFEELIEMMTDGKISPDEFHNIMANSEKYYHEDEIKAGLVGSMMIQDPITSNRLQKIAVEETRLGIPLIIGLDVIHGYKTVFPIALAEAGSFDRNLMRRTARMAARESRLDGIHWHFAPMLDISRDARWGRVSEGGGEDPYLMSEFAKAKIDGLQNDHSSHLNYVAACLKHYVGYGACEGGRDYNTVTMSESMLRNVYLAPFRAGIDAGAVSVMAAFNDLNGIPCTVNHELLTEKLRDEFGFDGFVVSDANAIRECVTHGIVVDEIEAGINSLNAGLDMDMGTEIYLKTLKESLEIGAIDIEIINRAVERILRVKMWLGLFENPYVDIVENDELPESNVALALESAEKSIVLLKNKNDLLPLAKKTKISLIGELANKAAEVSGAWAISFREKDGVSLVEGITKEFPNCCYFDVGGLTTEINYQALEDAINYADVIVIVAGEPISLSGEAASRTDISLPGYQSQLFDELAKQSKPTVAILMNGRPLAIEKESKQVDALIEAWHLGIQMGNAVARTLSGVNNPSGKLTVSFPRVSGQCPVYYNHPNTGRPAGKSKFTSKYLDIESGPLFQFGYGLSYSSFSFENIQLEEKNDELDVFIDIINRSDRDGEEVVQLYVTDKVGSIVRPVKELKAFEKVSIDAHSSKTVNMCISKNDFGFWNNQGQYCLEDGEFIITISDGNAKIECFEIDIKF from the coding sequence TTGAAACTCACAGAAATACAGGAGAAAAAGATTCAATATCTTTTGAGTGAAATGACAATTGATGAGAAAATTGGTCAACTGAATCAAGCATCAGTTTCAATTGTAGGTGGATTTGATGTTCCATTTGAGGAATTAATTGAAATGATGACAGATGGCAAAATATCACCAGATGAATTTCATAATATTATGGCAAATAGTGAAAAATACTATCATGAAGATGAAATTAAAGCGGGGCTTGTAGGTTCAATGATGATTCAAGATCCTATCACGTCAAACCGTTTGCAAAAAATTGCTGTAGAGGAAACAAGACTTGGAATTCCTTTAATTATTGGACTTGATGTGATCCATGGGTATAAAACAGTTTTCCCAATTGCCTTAGCAGAAGCAGGCAGTTTTGACCGCAATTTAATGAGAAGAACTGCAAGGATGGCTGCGCGAGAATCACGATTAGACGGAATTCATTGGCATTTTGCACCGATGTTAGATATTAGTAGAGATGCTAGATGGGGACGTGTTTCAGAAGGAGGGGGCGAAGATCCATACCTAATGTCTGAATTTGCGAAGGCGAAAATTGATGGTCTACAGAATGATCATTCCTCACATCTAAATTATGTGGCAGCATGTCTCAAACATTATGTTGGTTATGGTGCTTGTGAAGGTGGACGTGATTATAATACTGTTACAATGTCAGAATCTATGTTACGTAATGTATATCTAGCTCCATTTAGAGCTGGGATTGATGCTGGTGCGGTATCAGTAATGGCTGCATTTAATGATTTAAATGGCATTCCATGTACAGTCAATCATGAATTACTAACAGAGAAACTACGAGATGAATTTGGATTCGACGGATTTGTTGTTAGTGATGCTAATGCGATTCGTGAATGTGTTACCCATGGGATTGTTGTGGATGAAATTGAAGCAGGGATTAATTCTTTAAATGCTGGTTTAGATATGGATATGGGTACTGAAATCTATTTAAAAACATTAAAAGAATCCCTAGAAATTGGTGCAATCGATATCGAAATAATAAATCGTGCAGTTGAACGTATTTTAAGGGTCAAAATGTGGTTAGGACTGTTTGAAAATCCTTATGTCGATATAGTTGAAAATGATGAATTACCCGAATCTAATGTAGCTCTGGCGCTTGAGTCGGCAGAAAAATCGATAGTTCTTTTAAAAAATAAAAACGATCTATTACCTTTAGCAAAAAAGACTAAAATTAGTCTGATCGGTGAGTTGGCTAATAAGGCGGCGGAAGTTTCTGGAGCATGGGCGATTAGTTTTCGAGAAAAAGACGGAGTATCTTTAGTTGAGGGGATTACCAAAGAATTCCCAAATTGTTGTTATTTTGATGTGGGAGGATTAACCACTGAGATAAATTACCAAGCATTAGAGGATGCAATTAACTATGCAGATGTTATAGTCATAGTTGCGGGTGAACCGATTTCCTTAAGTGGAGAAGCAGCATCTCGAACAGATATTTCTTTGCCAGGCTATCAAAGTCAGCTTTTTGATGAACTCGCTAAACAAAGCAAGCCTACTGTAGCTATCTTGATGAATGGCCGTCCGTTAGCAATAGAAAAAGAATCAAAGCAGGTTGACGCGCTTATTGAAGCGTGGCATCTGGGTATTCAAATGGGAAATGCTGTAGCACGTACTTTATCTGGTGTGAATAATCCAAGTGGCAAGCTGACAGTTAGTTTCCCAAGAGTATCTGGACAATGCCCTGTATACTATAATCATCCAAATACTGGTCGTCCGGCTGGGAAAAGTAAATTTACTTCTAAGTACCTGGATATAGAGTCTGGCCCTTTATTTCAATTTGGCTATGGTTTAAGTTATTCTTCCTTTAGTTTTGAAAATATTCAACTTGAAGAGAAAAATGATGAATTGGATGTGTTTATTGATATTATTAACAGGAGTGATCGAGATGGTGAAGAAGTAGTTCAGCTATATGTTACAGATAAGGTAGGTTCGATTGTTCGCCCTGTAAAAGAATTGAAAGCTTTTGAAAAAGTTTCAATTGATGCACATAGTAGCAAGACTGTTAATATGTGTATTTCTAAGAATGATTTTGGATTTTGGAATAATCAAGGGCAATACTGTTTAGAGGATGGTGAATTTATCATTACAATTTCAGATGGCAATGCAAAAATAGAATGCTTTGAAATAGACATTAAATTTTAA
- a CDS encoding MFS transporter produces MANSGEVILQTKPMEKTKFSLGMFYSLGEVGSQLSWYMINTYLMIFYTDVVGISAGAISMIMLIARVWDAINDPMMGVIADKTKTRWGKFRPYLFFAPPFLAIFNILTFTVFPVTGLLKVLLCLVCYIGAGMAYTAICITYGGLVNLIARDSQVRMNYSAYRNIGGSIVSILLSAFAMPTILFFSQDSVANARGYFWTAVVCSLIMLPAFFLCALKCKETVHIPRPEVTEKQSFIMVLRTVMKNKMLMITISNVFLGAIAIMGRMGMLAYYIIYVVGSFELIAPVFTTMTIMQLVGSVTIPWGTKTFGKRGYLVSLSVIQILTFIAMFFFGATGKVALIGISVITGFTNAAGGISSGMLSDCIEYGDWKYGIREVGLTYSFLSFAVKMATALTGTVTVLLLSAVGYVPNTAQTPEAIHGINVIVNLLPAACVMLSLIPMFFYKLDRAMMERISVDLEARAEA; encoded by the coding sequence ATGGCGAATTCAGGAGAGGTAATTTTGCAAACAAAACCTATGGAAAAAACGAAATTTTCACTAGGTATGTTTTATAGTTTAGGTGAGGTAGGATCACAACTGAGTTGGTATATGATTAACACCTATCTAATGATTTTTTATACTGATGTTGTTGGTATTTCTGCGGGAGCCATTTCCATGATTATGTTGATTGCTAGGGTTTGGGATGCGATAAACGATCCTATGATGGGAGTTATCGCAGATAAAACAAAAACTCGTTGGGGAAAATTTAGACCATATCTATTCTTTGCTCCACCATTTTTAGCCATATTTAACATTTTAACTTTTACAGTTTTTCCAGTGACTGGTTTGTTAAAAGTGTTATTATGTTTAGTTTGTTATATTGGAGCCGGTATGGCTTATACAGCTATATGTATTACTTATGGTGGTTTAGTGAATTTGATTGCGCGTGATTCGCAGGTTCGAATGAACTATTCAGCGTACCGAAATATTGGTGGTTCCATTGTTAGTATATTACTATCTGCTTTTGCAATGCCAACAATATTATTCTTTAGTCAAGATTCGGTAGCTAATGCGCGTGGATATTTCTGGACAGCTGTTGTCTGTTCGTTGATTATGTTACCCGCTTTTTTCTTATGTGCCTTAAAATGTAAAGAAACAGTTCATATTCCACGGCCCGAAGTAACTGAAAAACAATCATTTATTATGGTTTTGAGAACTGTGATGAAAAACAAAATGTTAATGATTACAATTTCCAATGTGTTTCTAGGTGCAATAGCAATAATGGGACGCATGGGTATGTTGGCATATTATATTATTTATGTTGTTGGTTCATTTGAATTAATTGCTCCAGTATTTACGACTATGACAATTATGCAATTAGTTGGATCCGTCACCATCCCCTGGGGAACAAAAACTTTTGGGAAACGTGGTTATCTAGTTTCTTTAAGTGTGATTCAAATTCTGACATTTATTGCTATGTTTTTCTTCGGAGCAACGGGAAAAGTTGCATTAATTGGTATTTCTGTAATTACTGGATTTACAAATGCAGCTGGAGGTATTTCTTCAGGCATGCTTTCGGATTGTATAGAGTATGGTGATTGGAAGTACGGAATCCGTGAGGTTGGGTTGACTTATTCATTTCTAAGTTTCGCAGTGAAAATGGCGACAGCGTTAACCGGGACAGTAACAGTATTACTTCTTTCGGCTGTCGGATACGTCCCTAACACAGCGCAGACACCTGAGGCTATTCATGGTATTAATGTGATTGTAAACCTTCTTCCCGCAGCATGTGTTATGTTATCGCTTATACCAATGTTTTTCTATAAATTAGATAGAGCAATGATGGAGAGGATTTCGGTTGATTTAGAGGCTCGTGCAGAAGCATAA
- a CDS encoding family 78 glycoside hydrolase catalytic domain codes for MTNLYNLEVVMEKSARFSWMLNGALDQVSYRIIVFDKMGNFVWDSSRVYSECRHGIVAPLLPEEKELNWMVEVGLEDGSVISSKGNSFITEISEWTAKWVEPIRSRKPLLDKKNHSEVRKFDKDPLERLDAPVYFRREFEVYELVEDALMYITARGIYSAYINGHKVSNVFAPGYTAYQKHIDYQVIEVSRHLKTGKNVLSFILFDGWYTGKIEYIGVGQQYGKENSLLAELKLFKNDKVIQTIITDENMRWTDKGPIRFSDLYVGEYYNQAKELTGWLDSEYIEEGWKKVAVKDYGYSELTLQSTPPIEIFREIRPQVIRTPNGDLVLDAGETIVGYTSFNQLSLTKNTLISLEHSETLDKEGNFIQNILGQNKEQKDYYVAGKNGLHNWAPEGTYHGFRFVKVEGTLDCDPEHYTINVIGTPLKTTGHFRTSDERLNKLQENIIRSQEGNMISIPTDCPQRERTGWTGDIQVYAPTACYEKDVEQFLRHWLDDMRHEQHIDGQIPQVIPCPPSHDYMKPAGEDAVNTAGWSDAAIIVPWRLYEFYGDIQILIDNYDMIRRYMKSVENRMSILPKNYEEMTPDRQYYQKYLWNTDFQFGDWLMPSVGMNSGQYTGNEVATLMTIFTTELMIKISTILGNIDIAHYYNELNKKIKMAYVNEYMTKDGRMTSDYQGVYVLALMTDTVPKEFNSTTLDRLKELLHENEDRLDTGFLSVAYLLPILHEQGEKRLANKLLFRDQSPSWLYEVKMGATTMWETWDCYAEDGTPTANSMNHFAFGCVGEYLFRTILGIDKLEPGFKKVLIKPDFNCGLHYVRGFYDSIWGRISVDWKIISDKVYIEILLPPNVSAHVVVGEMNFENIKHKFIWNGEL; via the coding sequence ATGACAAACTTATATAATTTAGAAGTTGTAATGGAAAAAAGTGCAAGATTTTCGTGGATGTTAAATGGTGCGCTAGATCAAGTCAGTTATAGGATTATAGTTTTTGATAAAATGGGAAATTTTGTTTGGGATAGTAGTCGAGTATATAGCGAATGCCGTCATGGTATTGTTGCTCCATTGTTACCGGAAGAAAAAGAACTGAACTGGATGGTCGAGGTTGGACTTGAAGATGGAAGTGTTATTTCATCAAAAGGGAATTCATTTATTACTGAAATTAGTGAATGGACTGCAAAATGGGTAGAACCGATTCGAAGCAGAAAACCTTTGTTAGATAAGAAAAATCACTCAGAAGTCCGAAAATTTGATAAAGATCCATTAGAACGTTTAGATGCCCCGGTTTATTTTCGACGAGAATTTGAGGTGTATGAACTTGTAGAAGATGCACTTATGTATATTACAGCGCGTGGTATTTATAGTGCATACATTAATGGACATAAGGTTTCAAATGTTTTTGCGCCGGGATATACGGCATATCAGAAACATATTGACTATCAAGTAATTGAAGTTTCGCGGCATTTAAAGACAGGAAAAAACGTCTTATCTTTTATTCTATTTGATGGCTGGTATACTGGGAAAATAGAGTATATCGGAGTAGGGCAGCAATATGGGAAGGAAAACAGTCTTCTTGCAGAATTGAAGCTTTTTAAAAATGATAAAGTCATCCAAACAATTATTACTGACGAGAATATGCGGTGGACAGATAAAGGGCCTATTCGTTTTTCAGACTTATATGTAGGAGAATATTATAATCAAGCTAAAGAATTGACTGGCTGGTTGGATTCTGAATATATCGAAGAAGGTTGGAAAAAAGTGGCAGTTAAAGATTATGGATATAGTGAACTGACTTTGCAGTCAACACCACCGATAGAGATTTTCCGTGAGATTCGCCCGCAGGTTATCCGAACACCGAATGGTGACTTGGTATTAGATGCGGGAGAAACAATCGTTGGTTATACATCATTTAATCAGTTATCTTTAACTAAAAATACACTTATTAGTTTAGAACACAGTGAAACCTTGGACAAAGAAGGGAATTTTATTCAAAATATACTTGGTCAAAATAAAGAACAAAAAGATTATTACGTTGCTGGGAAAAACGGTTTACATAATTGGGCTCCGGAGGGAACATATCATGGTTTTCGTTTCGTAAAAGTGGAAGGTACACTTGACTGTGATCCAGAACATTACACTATTAATGTTATTGGGACACCTCTTAAAACTACAGGACATTTTCGGACTTCAGATGAACGATTAAATAAATTACAAGAGAATATCATTCGCTCGCAAGAAGGTAACATGATTTCTATCCCAACAGACTGCCCACAACGAGAGCGAACAGGGTGGACAGGAGATATTCAGGTTTATGCTCCAACAGCCTGTTATGAAAAAGATGTGGAACAATTTTTACGCCACTGGCTTGATGATATGCGTCATGAACAGCATATTGATGGTCAAATTCCTCAAGTTATTCCTTGTCCGCCTTCCCATGATTATATGAAACCAGCTGGAGAGGACGCGGTAAATACAGCTGGATGGTCAGATGCTGCTATTATAGTTCCTTGGAGATTGTATGAGTTTTATGGAGATATACAAATTTTAATAGATAATTATGATATGATTCGTCGTTATATGAAATCTGTTGAGAACCGAATGAGTATTCTGCCTAAAAATTATGAAGAGATGACACCAGATAGACAGTACTATCAGAAATATCTATGGAATACTGATTTTCAGTTTGGTGACTGGCTGATGCCAAGTGTTGGGATGAATAGTGGTCAGTATACCGGTAATGAAGTAGCAACCCTAATGACAATTTTTACTACTGAGTTAATGATTAAAATCTCAACTATTTTAGGAAATATTGATATAGCTCATTATTATAATGAACTCAATAAAAAGATAAAAATGGCATATGTTAATGAATATATGACAAAAGATGGAAGAATGACTAGTGATTATCAAGGAGTGTATGTATTAGCTTTGATGACAGATACGGTGCCAAAGGAGTTCAACAGCACTACTCTTGATCGATTGAAAGAGTTACTTCACGAAAATGAAGATAGATTAGATACGGGTTTTTTATCTGTTGCTTATCTTTTGCCTATTTTACATGAACAGGGCGAAAAAAGGCTAGCGAATAAACTTCTGTTTAGAGACCAATCCCCATCATGGTTATACGAGGTGAAAATGGGAGCTACCACTATGTGGGAGACTTGGGATTGCTACGCAGAGGACGGAACACCAACTGCGAATTCTATGAATCACTTTGCTTTTGGATGCGTTGGGGAATATCTATTCCGAACAATTTTGGGAATTGATAAATTAGAGCCAGGTTTTAAGAAAGTCTTGATTAAGCCAGACTTTAACTGTGGACTTCATTATGTAAGGGGTTTTTATGATTCTATATGGGGTAGAATTTCTGTTGATTGGAAGATAATCAGTGACAAGGTGTACATCGAAATTTTATTGCCACCAAATGTCAGTGCGCATGTAGTTGTTGGAGAAATGAATTTTGAAAATATTAAGCACAAATTTATTTGGAATGGTGAGTTATAG